The Solanum lycopersicum chromosome 8, SLM_r2.1 DNA segment TAAAAAGTACACTAATTTGTACCAGTTGTACAAGTAATTGCATACCAGCATATAAGGAACACTGGAGCCTTTTCCTTTTATTGGCAATAGGAATTTTTCATTTATACAGCTTCTAGAACTAAGGTGGAAAACATGCTTTAGTACTCGGATATTTTGTACTGATAATTACTGCAAAAATCTGGCTTCTTCAATAATAGCAAGATGGACCAAGATCAGATTACAGGTAACTATTGTGTGAGAGAGAAATGAACTAACCTAAATccaggaaaaaaaattgaacctcTAGGCTCATGATGCACTGCAACTTCTTCTGTGCCCACACATGGTGGATCTTTTAAATGTCCAATGCCCTgaaatatcaaaacatgaagtAAATCGTGAAAAACTCAAGCAATGATCATGAGAACATATGCTAAATTTAAATCATGGCATCCAGTAAGCAGAACATTCCTGAGTCCTAAAGATGGCAGATAAAGTCACTGGTCCATCAATATTATGAAGAGTTCTCCAGACAGAGTAACAAGTTTGAGGAAAAAGATGTGTAATGCTGAAGGAGAGATTACCATAGAGGTTTCACATAACTGCATTTACGAGAAATAAAAATCTACTATTCCCCGACAAGATCTTAATAAACCAACTCACCAGGCGACTAATAAATATTCATTTGCAAGCGCTTAGCTGCTATGGGACCCTCAAAAGTTGACCATCCTTCTGAATTTTATTTTGCACATTTTGTCTGTTTTTATAGCTTTTACTATCTTCACTCAGTAGAAATATTCTGATATGGAGAACTGTCCATGTCATTTCAGAATGCACTGTTCCTGTAAAGCCTTTGATTGCAAAAGCTATCTACTTTTCTTGGATACAAATGTAGTAAAGTTGATCGTAATACGTTCAGTAATTTCTAATACAGGTATTATAATTTGTTTGTCAGCTGCACAGTAActctagaaaaaataaatatcaaacgAGGGAATGTTCAAGAAGAAATGATAAGGTGACTCAGAATCCCTAATGGAAAAGTAATCAATGCACACAAACCAAAATCGTGGAATCAGGCAATGCAAGTGATACTTTGAGTTGCCTAAATCCAGACTCCACTTGTGAAATTACACTGGGTATGAGACTTTCAGTTGCCTAAAATGGGCAACATTGCCAGATGAGCAAACTAAGAAAACATACAATGATATCACTGCAAACATCAATGGAGACATTGTTTCTACAGGTTCAGGACTTACAATGAATCTTTCCATTGGAGCAGTACTTTTGACAAAGGGATGTTTCAAGAGCTGAGAAGCTGTTGGACGGTGGAGTGGATTGCGTTGTAGACATTGCCGCACAAAATCCTTGCCCTCATCTGACAGGTGATAGGGAATTGCTGGAACTTCCTTGCTGTTTCCAATCTTAAAAATAGCAGCGACCTATGAGAAAACCAATAGGAATTAGAAGCACGAAGAAAATACAGAAACTGCACACTTTTGGACCATCATAAACATATTAACTAACTCCTTCATACTGACTCCAAGGTGGTTTTGTTGTTGCCATCTCCAAAACTGTGCATCCAAGGCTCCATATATCTACCGCAAGATTGCAaccatttgaatttttaataacCTGATGAATAAACATATACAATGAATTAGATTAAACACAGAGACGGCATCAATAGGATAAGAACTTGACTTATAGTAATTCAAACCTCAGGTGCCATCCAGTAAGGACTTCCCTTGAAAGACAAAGGACAGTATTGACCAGTTATCTGCAAATTGTAACTGCGTAAGCTAAATAAGACCAGCACAGAATTATGAAAAAACAAACATTTTCTACCACACAACACAGTTGATACACCACAGTTGATACTCTATAAACTCAGACTTGCTGGAAGATTTTCTCCCACACACCACAGGTCCTCCTCAAAAAATAGAGGCATCTGAACTGCCTTTGTTTTGGTTTGCCCCATACTTATCATAGAAGAGTCCACTATGCAACAATAACTTCATAGCTGAAAAAGGGGTTCTCAATAAATCACATATGGGTTGTGTGGAGAGCAAGAAATGGGAGAGCTTTAAAAGGGGTAGAGATGAATTTTGAACAGCTGAGATGTAACCTCTTATCCCTTATTGCCTTCTGGCACACCCATGAGATCCCTGTAGGTATAGATGAATGTGTTGTTTATAGAAAACCATAATTTTTCTTaggttttctatttttttggtaCGCTTCTCGTATACAGGCATTTTTTCCCTAGACAGCAATATCAATAAAAAGAAACCACGGATGCAGAAAGTACAGTCAAGAGCCTGCTGCACAAAGAGATCATACATGTTTTGCCATCCCAAAGTCTGCCAATTTAACGCGGCCATTTGGGTCAACCAGTATATTTGCTCCTTTAATATCTCtgaacaaaatttgaatttacatgTCAGTCATAAGACATATTTACATAGAGGTTCTAAGAAAAACAATGCTGTAAAAGAATATCATGTATATTGCACACAACTACTTTTTCAACAATACACCTACCTGTGCACTGTGTTTTTAGCATGCAAATATGCAAGTCCAGACAGAATTTGTTGAGTGTAACTTTGAATTGCTAGCTCACCCAACTGACCGTATTCTTGAAGAATTTTATAGATCGAACCACCTGAAACATACTCAAGGTATATGTATAGCTTGTCATCTACCTGTAGATGGAACCGAGCAAGCATTAAAAGCAATCTATGTCATTATTtaaagggataaggagattaaGGGAAACATGCAACgtaaatcttttttttacaaGGGAGCAAACtgtaatatattaaaaataaagtaatgattTGATATCTTGAGAATACTTTGGTGCTCATTAGACTTAATCTAATCAACTTGGAATTTAATGAGAACTTCTAATGATTAATTATCACAAGGTGATATCAGCAGTAACAACTTTAAGAAACTTACCGTTTCAGAGCCATAATATTGCACAATATTTGGATGGCGTAACCGACTTAGCAGAGATATTTCCTGACAAATGTTGTTCAGTTATGGTTTCGTGAAGTTAAAGAAGTCAACAAGAGaaacaaaatgataattattGAAATACTAGTAAAAGCAATATCAGCATAAATAATCATCATTCTTTTCTCTTTTGCCTCATTTGAGGAGCAAATTAGATATTTCTTTAAAGTAACTCACTTGTCCAAGCTGCTGTGCACTTTCTCTTGACTTTGGGTCGTCTGAAAAAAGTGTTACTTCCTTCATTGCACACATTTCACCGCTTTCACTGCAGATTGTTatcaaatttgaattaatattagTGTGTGTTTTGAAAAAGAGAACAAATTTACAAGAAGAATTTCATCACTTTGGTACTTGGAGCCTGTTTGGATCGACTTATTAAGTATTTTCAAGCTAAAATAGCTTTTTAAGCACTTTTATAGTGTTTGGgtaaaacaaacaaaagaagTACTTTTAAgccaaaaagacaaaaataagtaaaaagctatAAGCTTATCCAAACAGGCCCTTGTACCTCCAGAAAATCTTCATTCAAGTAATCTAAAGTTAAAGCATGTGCATAAATcttaagaaaaaacataatacGAGTATTAAAACCCTATTGAAGGCAAACATTACAAGAAACAATGGAAAAGTATTGATCTGCACCAGCTACTGACCTGTTAAAACCAAGGTACACATGTCCAAATGTGCCTCTACCAATCAGACGTCCTTTCTTCCAACGTGGCCCAGGGCTTGGAGGATTACCTGTTCTACCAGGACTTCGTGGAATTGCAGGAGTCATTGAACATGACaaagaaaaagtagaagaatGAGGGATTGATATGGGAGGAAGAGGCAGACGATGACTTTGTTGTTTTCCATTATCAAGTGAAGCTGTGGAAGACTCAGCCAACGTTCCTCCAGCTCGAGGATGCAAGGGAGTTACAGCACCACTATGTATCCTAGAGCCAGGACCAGGACTAGTCATTCTAGGGCTAGGTACAGGTGAACACTCAGGACTACACCTGCTGTGTGGCCAAAAGGGCTGCGCTAACATATCACCTCCAATTGAATTGTGCCCAGAGTTTTGGCCAGAACCTGGACTAGAGCAGTGCCCTGATCCTAAGAAGGTTATCTCTCCATGTGGCTTCCCTAGCCAGAAACCAGGGTTCATGACCGTTTCATGCCCAAATACCCTCATGGGACTTCTTGAAGGACTTGACATCGAGCTGTCAGGAGCACTGTAGGAAGCGCCATGATGAGGAATCTGTAAGCCTGGTGGTACATGAGATCTTAAAAGCCTCTGTCTAGGAGATGTAGGGATCGCCTGATTGTCTGACAAAAGAGTAGCTGACTTCAGCATCTCTCCTGAGCTTGCATTGGATGCAATAGGGGACTGAACCTTCTGCTTCAAACTGCAGaaattgaatttatttgttAGAAATGCTCAAAAGAGATactttttgatgaagaattttttttttttttgataaagaagtCAAAAGAGATACTTTTAAGCACAGCTGTATATCAAATTCGAGATGGAACAGCAATTGTTACAGTTTGTGCTTACCTGGAAGGACTATTCAAGGCAGTTCTGCTCCCGTTTTCATAATCAGATGTTTGGGGACTTAGAAATCGTGAGTCAGTAAGATCATCACTGTCACTGGAGCAGTCACAAGAAACAGAAGCAGTTGGTAAGTCCCTGTCAACTCCTGCAGCAGTTGGTCCATGTGGAAGATGCCTGGGCATGGGAAGAGGCAAAGTCAATGATGGCTCGGAGACTTCACCGGTCACTAATATTATGGATCCACTGTTATCAGAGTCGACAAGATGTACATTAGAAGAGTGACCCTCAGGAAGGGGAAGTGGTTGAGAAGAAGTCCTATCAGCAAAGACCTGACTGCGTGAATCTGGCGTAGATGGTGATGGTGACCTTGAAACCCTTGATTGAGAACCCTTCACTGAATTTTTATCTTTACGTCGTCTTCGAGATGATCCAGATTTACCACTTGATTTTTCCGTGGTGAAAATCTTCAGTTTCCGATTTATTATGTCAATGAAACTCTCCTTAGTGGATTTCCTCCTTACATCCTTAGATGAAGACTTCCCCCACCATGAACGCATTGCTATATAAAATTAGCGTGAGCAAGAACAGTCAGCTGTTGCATGTACCAAACTTTTAGCTGGATACAGCCAGCTAAATAGTTAAACTCTGTGAGGAATCCCTTTGGATGCTCATTTTTTGCATAGAAGTGCTCAAACTGGCTACTTCATCTGTCAAAGAGCATCAAGGATAATTTCTAACCACTGCATGCACCTACAGCCATTAAATAACTTAAGAGATTTTTGATAGAGTAATGAACTGTATTCATGAAAGGAAAAACACACCCGTATACAAGTAGTGTACAAAAATTGTAGAGATTAGAACTTCTACACTTTAGACAGTTCAAATAACATAGATTATCTCTACAGCCATGTGCAGGAGATTATGGACTAACCAACAGCACAATTCAGCTACTAAT contains these protein-coding regions:
- the LOC101255020 gene encoding mitogen-activated protein kinase kinase kinase YODA isoform X2 yields the protein MPRHLPHGPTAAGVDRDLPTASVSCDCSSDSDDLTDSRFLSPQTSDYENGSRTALNSPSSLKQKVQSPIASNASSGEMLKSATLLSDNQAIPTSPRQRLLRSHVPPGLQIPHHGASYSAPDSSMSSPSRSPMRVFGHETVMNPGFWLGKPHGEITFLGSGHCSSPGSGQNSGHNSIGGDMLAQPFWPHSRCSPECSPVPSPRMTSPGPGSRIHSGAVTPLHPRAGGTLAESSTASLDNGKQQSHRLPLPPISIPHSSTFSLSCSMTPAIPRSPGRTGNPPSPGPRWKKGRLIGRGTFGHVYLGFNSESGEMCAMKEVTLFSDDPKSRESAQQLGQEISLLSRLRHPNIVQYYGSETVDDKLYIYLEYVSGGSIYKILQEYGQLGELAIQSYTQQILSGLAYLHAKNTVHRDIKGANILVDPNGRVKLADFGMAKHITGQYCPLSFKGSPYWMAPEVIKNSNGCNLAVDIWSLGCTVLEMATTKPPWSQYEGVAAIFKIGNSKEVPAIPYHLSDEGKDFVRQCLQRNPLHRPTASQLLKHPFVKSTAPMERFIGIGHLKDPPCVGTEEVAVHHEPRGSIFFPGFSDVPVPRSCPVSPVGIESPVYHSQSPKHMSGRLSPSTISSPRAVSGSSTPLSGGGGAVPLSNPIMPTTSSSEDMGTSPKAQSCFYPDAYTSHGLKSDMSREAPPYGNGFFGENFGGHAQSGVNGQPYQGQSVLANRVAQQLLRDQVKLSPSFDLNPGSPVFSWDNGV
- the LOC101255020 gene encoding mitogen-activated protein kinase kinase kinase YODA isoform X3, translating into MHLPHGPTAAGVDRDLPTASVSCDCSSDSDDLTDSRFLSPQTSDYENGSRTALNSPSSLKQKVQSPIASNASSGEMLKSATLLSDNQAIPTSPRQRLLRSHVPPGLQIPHHGASYSAPDSSMSSPSRSPMRVFGHETVMNPGFWLGKPHGEITFLGSGHCSSPGSGQNSGHNSIGGDMLAQPFWPHSRCSPECSPVPSPRMTSPGPGSRIHSGAVTPLHPRAGGTLAESSTASLDNGKQQSHRLPLPPISIPHSSTFSLSCSMTPAIPRSPGRTGNPPSPGPRWKKGRLIGRGTFGHVYLGFNSESGEMCAMKEVTLFSDDPKSRESAQQLGQEISLLSRLRHPNIVQYYGSETVDDKLYIYLEYVSGGSIYKILQEYGQLGELAIQSYTQQILSGLAYLHAKNTVHRDIKGANILVDPNGRVKLADFGMAKHITGQYCPLSFKGSPYWMAPEVIKNSNGCNLAVDIWSLGCTVLEMATTKPPWSQYEGVAAIFKIGNSKEVPAIPYHLSDEGKDFVRQCLQRNPLHRPTASQLLKHPFVKSTAPMERFIGIGHLKDPPCVGTEEVAVHHEPRGSIFFPGFSDVPVPRSCPVSPVGIESPVYHSQSPKHMSGRLSPSTISSPRAVSGSSTPLSGGGGAVPLSNPIMPTTSSSEDMGTSPKAQSCFYPDAYTSHGLKSDMSREAPPYGNGFFGENFGGHAQSGVNGQPYQGQSVLANRVAQQLLRDQVKLSPSFDLNPGSPVFSWDNGV
- the LOC101255020 gene encoding mitogen-activated protein kinase kinase kinase YODA isoform X1, producing the protein MRSWWGKSSSKDVRRKSTKESFIDIINRKLKIFTTEKSSGKSGSSRRRRKDKNSVKGSQSRVSRSPSPSTPDSRSQVFADRTSSQPLPLPEGHSSNVHLVDSDNSGSIILVTGEVSEPSLTLPLPMPRHLPHGPTAAGVDRDLPTASVSCDCSSDSDDLTDSRFLSPQTSDYENGSRTALNSPSSLKQKVQSPIASNASSGEMLKSATLLSDNQAIPTSPRQRLLRSHVPPGLQIPHHGASYSAPDSSMSSPSRSPMRVFGHETVMNPGFWLGKPHGEITFLGSGHCSSPGSGQNSGHNSIGGDMLAQPFWPHSRCSPECSPVPSPRMTSPGPGSRIHSGAVTPLHPRAGGTLAESSTASLDNGKQQSHRLPLPPISIPHSSTFSLSCSMTPAIPRSPGRTGNPPSPGPRWKKGRLIGRGTFGHVYLGFNSESGEMCAMKEVTLFSDDPKSRESAQQLGQEISLLSRLRHPNIVQYYGSETVDDKLYIYLEYVSGGSIYKILQEYGQLGELAIQSYTQQILSGLAYLHAKNTVHRDIKGANILVDPNGRVKLADFGMAKHITGQYCPLSFKGSPYWMAPEVIKNSNGCNLAVDIWSLGCTVLEMATTKPPWSQYEGVAAIFKIGNSKEVPAIPYHLSDEGKDFVRQCLQRNPLHRPTASQLLKHPFVKSTAPMERFIGIGHLKDPPCVGTEEVAVHHEPRGSIFFPGFSDVPVPRSCPVSPVGIESPVYHSQSPKHMSGRLSPSTISSPRAVSGSSTPLSGGGGAVPLSNPIMPTTSSSEDMGTSPKAQSCFYPDAYTSHGLKSDMSREAPPYGNGFFGENFGGHAQSGVNGQPYQGQSVLANRVAQQLLRDQVKLSPSFDLNPGSPVFSWDNGV